The DNA region TTTCGGCGCAACTGAAGCCGCTGGGGATCGGCGTCAGCGTGCTCTGTCCGAGCTATGTGCGGACCCGGATCGGCGAGAGCGAGCGCAATCGCCCGGCGCAGTACGGGCCGCCCCGCCAACTCGATCCTGGAAGCCCGATGGCCGCTGTCGTCGCCGAGATCGCGCGCCGCCTGGAAGCCGGTCTCGATCCGGCGTCGGTTGCCGCCCGCGTGCTGGCCGCGATTCACGACGACCAGCTCTATGTTTTCACCCATCCCGGGATGCGGGCCGAGGTCGAGGACCGTTTTGCGGCGATTTTGGCCGCGATGGATGCCGTTTCGGCCTAAAGACGGGCCCGGATGGCGCTATTCCTGCCCGTGAATCGAGGCTAGATATGCGCCCGCCGGGCCGCCCGATGGCGCGCCCGTAACGGACAACCGAGGGGCTATCGGCCGTGGACATGGACGCACTGAAACGCCAGGCGGCGGCGCGCGCGCTCGAAGAGGTGCGCGACGGCATGAAGCTCGGGCTCGGTACCGGGTCGACCGCCAAGCATTTCGTCGAGCTGCTCGGCGAGAAGGTCCGATCAGGCATGAAGGTGATCGGCGTGCCGACCTCGGAGGCGACCCGGGCGGACGCGATCCGCTGCGGCGTCCCGCTGACCACGCTGGACGAGGTCGATCATCTCGACCTCACCATCGACGGCGCCGACGAGATCGACCCCGCGCTCAATCTGATCAAGGGCGGCGGCGGCGCGCTGCTGCGCGAGAAGATCGTGGCGGCCGCCAGTGATCGCATGATCGTGATCGCCGACGACAGCAAATGGGTCGAGGTGCTCGGCCGCTTTCCGCTGCCGGTCGAGGTGATCCCGTTCGGGCTCGCCGCGACAGAGGCCGCGATGGCGCGGGCGTTCGCCGAGGCCGGCGTGTCCGGCCAAATGATCATCCGTAAGGGCAAGGACGGTCACGTTTTTGTCACCGATGGCGGCCACTGGATCGTCGATGCCCATCTCGGCCGGATCGGCGACCCGCCGCGTCTCGCCGGTTTGCTCAGCATGATCCCGGGCGTGGTTGAACATGGCCTGTTCATCGGGCTTGGCAGCGTCGCCGTTCTGGCCGGCGCACAGGGAATTCGGGTTGTTGAACGGCGCTAACGCCGCAAGCAAGGAGACTTGGAATGAAGCGTTTTTCGGGACTTTTGTCGGCAGTGGCCCTGGCGGCTGGCCTCGCGCTCGCGGCCGCACCGGCCATGGCGCAGCAGCAGCTGCCCCCCATGCCCAAGGTCAAGCAGTCGACCCCCGCGGCGATTGCGGCTGCCAAGGAAATCCTGACGATGAAGAACGTGGCGGTGATGTATTCCGGCGCCGTTCCGGGCATCATCGAGAAGACCAAGACCGGTCTGCTGCAGCAGTACTTGAACTACCAGAAGGATCTCGACGAGGTGGCGCTGGTCGTCGCCAAGCAGTTCGCGGGCGGCGAGAAGGAGATCGGCGAAGGCATGGCGCAGATCTACGCCGCCGAGTTCACCGAGCAGGAGCTTAAGGACCTCGTGACGTTCTACAAGACCCCGCTCGGTCAGAAGCTTTTGACCGCGGAGCCCACGGCAATCAACGGATCGCTGCAATATATGCAGCAGTGGGCGCAGCAGTTTGGCGTGATCGTCAACGGCCAGTTCAAGGCCGAGATGAAGAAGCGCGGCAAGGACATCTAAGAGTCTTGTCACCTCGCCCCGCTTGCGGGGAGAGGTCGACACGTAGTGCCGGGTGAGGGGGACTCTCCGCGAGTCGGATTCGTGGAGGCGGGCCCCCACCCCAACCCTCTCCCCGCAAGGGCGGGGCGAGGGAGAAGGAAGAAAGAGGGTTGCCATGGCCGAGTTTGACGTCGACCTGTTTGTCATCGGTGGTGGTTCGGGCGGCGTTCGTGCCGCCCGCATCGCCGCCAACTATGGCGCGAAGGTCATGGTCGCCGAAGAGTACCGGATGGGCGGCACCTGCGTGATCCGCGGCTGCGTGCCGAAGAAGCTGTTCGTGATCGGCAGCCATGTCCACCAGGAGATCGAGGACGCGGCCGGCTTCGGCTGGAGCATCGGCCAGGTCTCGTTCGACTGGGCGACGCTCGTCGCCAACAAGGACAAGGAGATTGCCCGGCTCGAGGGCGCCTACACCACCAATGTCGAGAAGTCGGGCGCCAGGATCGTCAAGACCCGCGCGGTGCTCGAGGATGCCCACACCATCAGGCTCGCCACCGGCGAGAAGGTGACGGCGAAATACATCCTGATCGCCACCGGCGGCGCGCCCAATCACGGGCCGGCGGTTCCCGGCATCGAGCACGTTATCTCCTCCAACGAGGCGTTTCACCTGAAGGAGCTGCCGAAGCGGATCGTGATCCAGGGCGGCGGCTACATCGCGCTGGAATTCGCCGGCATCTTTGCCGGCTACGGCTCCGACGTGTCAGTAGTCTACCGCGGCGACAACATCCTGCGCGGCTTCGACGAGGACGTGCGCAAGCATGTCCGCACCGAGATGGAGAAGCGCGGCATCACCATCATCACCGGCTGCACGGTGGCGAAGATCGACAAGCACGGCCGCGATTTCACCACCCATCTGTCCAACGGCTCGAGCATCGCCTCCGACCAGGTGATGTTCGCGATCGGCCGGCATCCCAATGTCAGGAGTCTCGGGCTCGAGGCCGCCGGCGTCGCCATCAATCCCGCCAATGGCGGCATCCAGGTCGACGGCTGGTCGAAGACCTCGGTCGACAACATCTACGCGGTCGGCGACGTCACCCACCGCACCAATCTGACGCCGGTCGCGATCCGCGAGGGCCATGCCTTCGCCGACACTGTGTTCGGCAAGCGCCCGGTGCAGGTCGACCACGCGACGATCCCGACCGCGGTGTTCTCGCAGCCGGAGGTCGGCACCGTCGGCCTCACCGAAGAAGAGGCGCGGGCGCAGTACAGCCACGTCGACATCTACAAGACCGATTTCCGCCCGATCAAGGCGACGATGTCCGGCCGCGACACCCGCGTGCTGATGAAGCTCGTGGTCGACGGTTCGAGCGACCGCGTGCTCGGCTGCCACATCGTCGGCGATGCCGCCGCGGAAACGATCCAGGCGATCGCGATCGCCGTGAAGATGAAGGCGACCAAGGCCGATTTCGACGCCACCGTCGCGCTGCACCCGACCGCGGCGGAGGAACTGGTGACGATGCGGACGCCAACCGCGCGCCACGTGCGTCAGGCCGCGGAGTAGGGCGCGCCACCGGGGTGTTCCTGCGTCCCGGAGGGAGAGCTTCCGATGTGGTTTCTGGCGCTCTTGCCGATCATGCTCGCGGCGCCGGATCTCGCATTTGCCGAGGACGCCGCATTCAAGGTCGGTGTCACCACGCGCGATTTCATTCCGGCCGAGCCTTACGACTGGCGCGGCGCCAGCGCGCATGTGCTCCGCGCCGTGATTTGGTATCCGGCTGCAGCTGATGCGCACGAGCAGCCGCAATGGATCGGGCCACGCCTCGTCCCGCTGGTCAGCACTGGACGCGCCGCGCCCGACGCGGCGCCGGCAGAGGGGCCACCACGTCCGCTCGTTCTGCTGTCGCATGGCTTCGGCGGCATCGCGACCGATCTCGCCTGGCTCGGCGCGGGGCTTGCGGCGCACGGCTTCATCGCCGTTGCGGTCAACCACCCCGGCAACAATCGATCCGAGGACAGGACGGTCGACGGTTATGCGCTGAAGTGGCTGCGCGCCGTCGACCTCAGCCGGGTGATTGACGCCATGCGCACCGACCGGACCTTCGGCGACCGGATCGACCCGGCGCGGATCGGCGCTCTCGGCCATTCGTACGGCGGCTACACCGTCATCGCCATCGCCGGCGGCATCACCGATCCGGAGCGGACCGAGGCTTTCTGCCGCTCGCCCGCCGCTGACGCGTTGTGCACGTCACAGTCTGGCGCGACGGAGTTGCGCCAGCAGAGCGCGATGCGCCTGACCACCGATCCCGATTTCCGGCAGCGCTACAGCCTTGGTGGCCAGTCCTATCGCGATGAGCGCGTTCGCGCCGTGTTCGCGATGGCGCCGGTGCCGGTGCCGGCCTTCACGCCGGAGAGCCTTGGCGCCATATCGATCCCGGTCGCGATCGTCGCGGGAAGCGCCGACGAGATCACGCCGCCGGCCTCGGGCGCCGAGGCGCTCGGCAAGGCTATTCCCCATGCGACGCTGAAGCTGTTTCCGCACGCGGGCCACTTTGTCTTCTTCGACACCTGTACCGCGGTAGGGCGTCTGGTGATCGGGGCGGTCTGCCGCGATCCCGATGGCGTCGACCGCGAGGCGGTCCATGCCGAGACGATCGGCCTTGCGCTCGATTTCTTCACCGCAAGCTTGCGCTGAGCAGCCGCGGTGGCCTGGTGCGGATCTGGCGATCGGGAGCCGGGGAACGAGCCTGCCTGAAAAGTCCAACGCCGCCCGCTTAAAATACATGCGAGCGGCGTTGTCTCTAGCCCCAGGAAGGTCATTGCAAAATCCTGATAACCTTAAGTCTGTAGAAGCGCGCAAAGGTTTCATACCTCAGAAGGGGTAGGTTGCTTCCGCAAGACCGGCGCACTGCCGACGGCCGCTGCTGGTGCCGGGGAATTAGGGCACCTTTGTTGACGTGCATATCCACTGGGGACTTTTCCCCTTGGGCCGCTCTTCGCGCGCGCTCAAATCAGATCGAGCTTCCGGCAAACGGCCTGTGCAGCGACGCTTGTGCACAGATGGCGCGCCATGGACAGCGCAGCGATCTCGCGCGCCTTGGAACCTTGCGCTATGCTGGCAGTTCCACTCCAAACAGTTTGATGTCTCAAATTGAGGGAGCCGCCCATGACAGGCCCAACCGAGCAGGAGATTCGGACCCGCGCCTACGAATTGTGGAAGGACGCCGGTGAACCGCCGGGCCAGATGGATCAGCTCTGGTACAAGGCCGAACGGGAACTGCTGGCGCGCAAGGCCGCCAACGGCGAAGCGCCCTGCGGAATGAACGGACACAACGGGCCGACGACGTATCCGGAGAAGTTGAGGGGCGTGCATTGAGTGTGTCGCGCGGCTGAGCTAACGAGCCCGGCAAGCTGGCCCGGACCCGGAGGCATCATGAGCGACGCGATCGACCTTTCGCAGAAACTATCGACATTCTCCGATCACTGGTCGCCGCGCACCGTCGCGCAATTCAACGCCTGCGACGTCATGGTGGTGAAGGTGCAGGGCGAGTTCGTCTGGCACAAGCACGACGACACCGACGACTTCTTCCTGGTGCTGAAAGGCGTGCTCGACATCGAGCTGCGCGATCGGACAGTGACGCTGCATCCCGGTCAGATGTACATCGTGCCGAAGGGCGTCGAGCATCGGCCCGTCGCGCGGGAAGAGGTGCATCTGTTGCTGATCGAGCCGACGGGCACGCCGAACACGGGCGATGCGGCGACGGCGGCGGCGCGGAAGGTGGTGTGAGGCGGTCGTCTAGAAGCAACTTGTCCCGAGCGCCCTAGTAGATGCAAGCTCCTTACGTTTTATGCGTTTGCGTCGTAAAGTTCATGCGCAAGCACGCGGACATCCCCGGTTGCAGAATCTCCTAGGTCCTTCAAATAATCTAAGAACTCTTGCGGATTGCTCAGCGAGAAGATGCGAGCCTTGAAGTTGAGTTCGTCTCGGAGACGCCCCTGTCTCAACAGGGAAGCGCACTGCTTATCTACGAACATTGCGTCTACGTAGGGGGCATAAGTCGATATTGCGGAGAAGTCATTCAAGATGCTGGCGTCCATTTCTGGACGCTGCCCAGAGGAGATTCGCCAGCCGAGCGCGGCGAACAGGTAAGCGAAGATTCTGTGTGCTGGCTGGTGCTGATTCCCGGGCCAATCCAAAAATCTAAGTACTTCGCTGAATGCGTCTTTCGCAGGTACACCATTGCGTGCGAACAGCTCAGTCAACTCCCTATATCGGCTGATCAATCCAAAGCGCATATCCAAAACGCTTGTCGGATCATTCGATGCAAATGCTGCCTGCGTCTTCGCTATCTGCTCCCTTAAGGCTTGCCTCATTGCTGAGCCGTAGCTCGATAGCTCGTGCTTTAACAGATCATCGAACGTCGGCCGGGCGCGCACCCAGCCATCAGCTAGCTGCTTGAGGCTTGCCTCGGCGATCGCTTTGTCTTGTCGGAGTCCCGGCGCGAACATCGAATAATTGGTGTTTACGCTGATGTGATAGACAGGCAGCCACGCGTTGCGTGTCCCCAATATGACTTGGTCGACGTCTGTGCTCATCGTCGGCCGCGTGTCGCCCTTCAGAAACGCCCTCGCGAACTCCCACTCTTGTCGCGCGGCAATGGCATCGGTCCTCTCGAAAGACGTTTCCCCGCTGAACATTTCGTGTGCGAGTCGCAGGTCTTCCGGGGAATGCCAGACAATCGTCTCATCTGAGTGAAGGTTCGACGCCGGAAATATTACCTGCTGCCTCAGGTAGGCTAGATTTCCGAGTGAGTAGCAATCCTGCCAGAATTGTTCATGAGGGGCACCGGGCCTCCGCTTTTTGGCTTTGGTCTTGTAGAGTTCGCTGACCGCAAACTGATCAAGATAAATGACACGCTTCTCAACGGCGGGGAGCACCTCGCTATGCGAGTATCTGCACTCACTACAACGTTTCGTCACGGAGTTGCGACCGACAGAAAGGGTGCCGAATGACTCTCCTTTGCAGCGAGGACATTTCCGAAACGGTGGAAGTTCAAACATGGTGCTTTCTTGTGACGCGTATCCTGGGCGACGGTCTCTTGGGGGCGTGAGGCAATCCGTCTCCGAATAACTTAACGCCGAGTGGTTCCGCAGCTATGCAAAACGGATTCCCAGCGATTCTGTATTGCCGTTGCATATATCCTAAAGCGTATCCTAAAGCGGGCGACAGGGTCCTGCGCCAAAGCACGAAATTCCCTAACCCAATCAACGCGATCACCTCTGTCCAGTCCTCGTGCGGAAAATATTCCGCTTGGCGTTTGACCCAACTCAGATGTTCAATTGGCCCGTCTCACCCGATCGAGGGGCGCTGCGCATCGTCAGGAGTGTTGCGGTGAGATGCGGTGGACGCCGGGCATGCGAGAGACGACATGCATGCGAGGCGGACGGCGAAATCGTGTGGTCCTGACGCCCTAGCGGCAGGTGTCCTCGTGCAAGACGCGTTGCGTCATGCACGGGCGGTGACAAGCAAGCCCAGTCTCGCCGGGGAGAGCACGTATAAGCCGTAACCCATCGCGCAGGGAAAGCCGGGATGTTTCCGGTGACACCTGTGGTCCGACCTCCGGTGCTTTTGTTGCACCGGACCCATGGGTGCGATCGGCACCCGGCTTTCCCTGCGCCCTCTGTTTCGAGAGAGCGCGAAACGAAGAGCAGAGCTCGGACGGATCGTGTCGCGAGAATGCGGAGCTGTGTCCCCACGCACATCTGTCATCGCCCGTGCATGCGGGCGATCCAGTACGCCGCGGCCTCTCGGTTCAGCAATGACTGCCTCTGGAATACTGGATCGCCCGGTCGAGCCGGGCGATGACACCGAGATGAGGTCCGCAATAGCGGTGTGTCGTATCGCGCGGGAGCCATCCTCATCGTCGTCCTGGCGAAGGCCAGGACCCATTACCCCAAATCTCAATTATTGCGCGACGCTGGGGCGGCGTTCCCGTTCACAATCGAATGCGGTGGTTATGGGTCCTGGCTTTCGCCAGGACGACGGATGGAGACGATCGCGCCTATCCCTCCGCCTCGAGCCACTCCGCGGCGCCGCGCCACAGGGCGTCGCGGTGTTCGCTGCGGAAGAAGCCGAAATGGCCGATCGCTTTCGCGCCGGCATCCGCGGGGCGGATCGAGATGATTTCCGGCGTGATCGACGTGAAGGCGGAGCACAGCAGCTCGACCGCCGGCCGCGTCGCCCAGGTGTCGTCCGTGACGACAAGCGCGCGGAGCTTGCCCTTGAACTTCGGAAAATTTTCGCGCGCTGCGAGCGCCGGATCATCGAGCAGATAGCGCTCGCGCATCACCCAGCCGCGCCATTGCTCGAACACGCCCCGCGGCAGGTCCATGCCGAGGCCGGCCCAGCCGGGCACATAGCCGAGCGTGCGCGCCAGCGGCAGGCCGATGCCGTTCATGAAGGCGACGACGCGGTAGCGCTCGGGCGAGGCCATCAGCTTCCAGGTGGCGGCCTGCGAGGCGACCAGCAGTGCGCGCGGAATTTCAGCGTTGTTGGCAAGGAGCCCTAGGTGGTGTGGACACTTATCGCATCCATAAGACGATGGCTGCGAGAGTGACGACGGCCAGGTAATTTCGGGCGGTCTTTTCGAAGCGGGTTGCAACGCGGCGGAACTGCTTGAGCTTTGAGAAGCAGCATTCGACGAGATGACGCTGGGCATAGAAATGCTTGTCGAGTGGATATTTGAGCGCGCGTGACGGGTTGTTGGGGATCACTGCGAGCGCGCCTTTGGCGGCGATAGCTTGGCGCAAGTGATCGGCGTCATAGGCCGTATCGGCCATGACGACCTCGGCGGATAAGCCTTCGATCAATGCGGCGGCTTGCGGTGCATCGCCCTTCTGACCTGCGGTGAGCTTGAACCGCACCGGACATCCCAAGCCTCGAACGGCCATGTGTATCTTGGTGCTCAGGCCGCCGCGCGAGCGGCCGATCGCTTGATCTTCCGCTTGATCTTCAGACCCCCCTTTTTGGCGCCGGCGGCGTGCTGATGCGCCCGAACAATGGTGGAATCGACGATCAGATATTCGAAGTCCGGATCATCGGACATCGCCTCGAAGATCCGCCACCAAACACCCTTGATGCTCCATCGACTGAAGCGCCGGAACACGCTGTTCCAGTCCCCAAACACCTCCGGAAGATCGCGCCAGGGAGACCCCGTACGCACGATCCACAGCACACCTTCCACGAACATCCGGTTGTCGCGCCCGGTGGAGCCCTTCTGATCGGGGCGCCCTATGATCAGCGGCGCTATCCGCTCCCACGCCGCGTCGCTCAATACCAAACGGTCCATCACACCCAAGGCGGCCTCCCCAAAAGCAGCCTTGAATCTGATTTGCTCCTAAAAGGGAACCCTTAGAGTCCACACCACCTAGCGCCTGGCCGCCGAAGGAGTGGCCGACATAGGCGAAGGGCAGATCGCGGTAGCGGTCGCGCATCCAGCTCACCGCGGCGGTGGTGTCGAGCGCGGCCCAGTCCGCCATCGTGGCCTTGAAGCCGGCCAGCGACTTCGGCTTGTTGAGGCCGGTTGCCGCCATTGGCCTCGAGTCGCCGGTGCCGCGGTAGTCGTAGGTCAAGACCGCCGCGCCGCGGCGGGCCAGATAGCCGGCAAAGCCGCGATAGACCTTGCGGGGCACGGCGGTCGCCGAGTTGATCAGGACGGCGTGGCGCTTCCTGCCGCGCGGCAGGAACAGCGTCGCGGCGAGCGGATAGCCGTCCGCGGCCGGCACGACGATGTCGTCGCTAAAAACGTCGTCCAGCGCTGTGGCGGCTGCGGCAATTTCCCTGGCATTCATGGTATGGTCCAGCAAATGCGAATTCGTATTTTCCTGCAAGAGTTTGACGGGATTGCAGGAATCCTTCTAGCGGCGGGGCGGGCGGCTGTGTATAAGCCCACCTTTCCCGTCGATTAAGTCGCGGTTTTTGCTCAGGAGTTGACCTCATGTCCGAGCGGTGGACACCCGATAGCTGGCGCGCCAAGAAGGTGCTGCAGGTGCCCGATTATCCCGATGCCAAGGCATTGGCCGATGTCGAGGCCCAGCTTGCGACCTTTCCGCCGCTGGTGTTCGCGGGCGAGGCGCGCAACCTGAAGAAGGCGCTGGGGCGGGTCTCTGCCGGCGAGGCCTTTCTGCTGCAGGGCGGCGACTGCGCCGAGAGCTTTGCCGAGCACGGCGCCAACAACATCCGCGACTTCTTCCGCGTGCTGCTGCAGATGGCCGTGGTCATGACCTATGCCGGCGCGCTGCCGGTGGTGAAGGTCGGCCGCATCGCAGGCCAGTTTGCAAAACCGCGCTCGTCGCCGACCGAGAAGCAGGGCGATGTCGAGCTGCCGAGCTATCGCGGCGACATCGTCAACGACATCGCCTTCACGCCGGAAGCGCGGATTCCCGATCCGCAGCGCCAGCTGATGGCCTATCGCCAGTCCGCGGCGACGCTGAACCTGCTGCGCGCCTTCGCGACCGGCGGCTTCGCCAATCTCGGCAGCGTGCATCAATGGATGCTCGGCTTCCTGAAGGATTCGCCGCAGTCCCGCCGCTACAAGGAGCTGGCCGACCGCATCTCGGACGCGCTGAATTTCATGCGCGCCTGCGGCCTCGACCTCGAGAGCCATCCGGAGCTGCGCGCCACCGATTTCTACACCAGCCACGAGGCGCTGCTGCTCGGCTACGAGCAGGCGATGACGCGGGTCGATTCCACCACCGGCGACTGGTACGCGACCTCCGGCCACATGATCTGGATCGGCGACCGCACCCGGCAGCTCGATCACGGCCATGTCGAATATTTCCGCGGTATCAAGAACCCGATCGGCCTGAAATGCGGTCCGTCGCTGAAGCCGGACGAGTTGCTGAAGCTGATCGACGTGCTGAACCCCGACAACGAGCCGGGACGCCTGACGCTGATCAACCGCTTCGGCGCCGACAAGGTCGGCGACCATCTGCCGGGCCTGATCCGCGCCGTGCAGCGGGAAGGCCGCAAGGTGGTGTGGTCGTGCGATCCGATGCACGGCAACACCATCACCTCGACCTCCGGCTACAAGACGCGGCCGTTCGACCGCGTGCTGTCGGAGGTGAAGGCGTTCTTCCAGATCCACGCCGCCGAGGGCACTCATGCCGGCGGCGTGCATCTGGAGATGACCGGGCAGGACGTCACCGAATGCATCGGCGGCGCCCGCGCCATCACCGATGAGGATCTCAACGACCGCTACCACACGGTCTGCGATCCCCGCCTCAACGCCGAACAGTCGATCGACATGGCCTTCCTGATCGCCGAGCTGCTGAAGCAGGAGCGCGCCGGCAAGGTCAAACCGATACCGGCGGCCGCTGGGTTGTGATTTGGGGGCCGTGACTTGAGGGCAGTGACTTGCTGAGGTTCTGGCGAGCCACCATCAACTCGCGCAACGGGCTGGCCTTCGCCATTCGCTCGGAGCAGGCGATTCGCGAGGAGGTGGTGGCACTGGTGCTGTCGGTGCCGCTGGCCTGGCTGGTCGGCGCCACCGTGATGCGGCGGGTCGAGCTGATCGCGACCGTGGTGCTGGTGCTCGTGATCGAGCTGCTCAACACCGCGATCGAGAAGCTCGCCGACCGCCTGACCATGGATCACGATCCGCAGATCGGACGGGTCAAGGACATGGGCTCCGCTGCCGTCGGCGTCGCGCTTGTGATGGCCGGGCTGTTCTGGCTGTTCGCCCTCGCTGAGCGGATGGGTGCGTTCTGAGCATGATCCGGAAAAGTGGGAACCGGTTTTCCGATCAGATCATGCTCAAGGAGCAGGAGTCGTGAGCGCCAACAAAGCGATCAAGCTTGCGGTGATCGGACGTGGTCTGATCGGGTCGGCGGCCGCGCGACACCTGAGCAAGATGGGCCATGAGGTCACGCTGATCGGGCCCGATGAGCCGGCAGATTTCTCGCAGCACAGCGGCGTTTTCGGCAGCCACTACGATGAGGGCCGCATCACGCGCGTGTACGATCCGCAGCCGTTCTGGCGGCAGATGAACCGCGCGGCGATCGCGCGCTATGGCGAGATCGCAGCGGAAAGCGGTGTCGAGTTCTACCGCGAAGCCGGTGCGCTTCACATCGGCGATCGCGAGACCACCGATGTCGCATCGGTCGGCAAGGTCTGCGCCGAGGAGAGGATCGCGTGTGAAGCCTATCAGGATGCGGCGCTCGCGGAGCGGTTTCCGTTCCTGAAATCGACGGCAGGAATGCTGGGCTATTTCGAGCCGCGCAATGCCGGATACATCTCACCGCGCCGCCTGGTCCGGGCGCAGACCATCGCGGCGGAGCGCGCAGGCGCCCGGATCATCGACGAACCAGCGCTCGGGATTTCGGAAAGCGGCTCCGGTGTGACGATCCGGACGCGATCGGGCAGTGTGGAGGCCGAGCGTGTGCTGGTTGCGGCCGGTGGGCACACCCAATCGCTGCTCGGCCGATCGCTGGGCTTTACCGTCTATGCGCGGACTGCGGCGCTGTTTCGGCTCGGTGCGGCGGAGGTGCAACGCCTGGCCGGCATGCCGTCGATGCGCTGTCTCGGGCCCAAGGGCGACAATCCCTACATCCTGCCGCCAATCCTCTATCCGGATGGCCAGACCTGGCTGAAGCTCGGCGGCGATCCGGTCGATCGTGCGCTCGAGAGCGAGGCTGAAATCAAGGACTGGTTCCGGTCGGGCGGATCGGTTGACGTCGCTGACCGGCTGCAAAGCCAGATCCTTGACCGCATTCGCGACCTCAAATTCGAGGAACGCCGCGTCGTGCCCTGCATGACTACGTTCGGCGACACCGGCTTGCCCAGCATCGGACCGCTTTCCG from Bradyrhizobium sp. B124 includes:
- the rpiA gene encoding ribose-5-phosphate isomerase RpiA, which encodes MDMDALKRQAAARALEEVRDGMKLGLGTGSTAKHFVELLGEKVRSGMKVIGVPTSEATRADAIRCGVPLTTLDEVDHLDLTIDGADEIDPALNLIKGGGGALLREKIVAAASDRMIVIADDSKWVEVLGRFPLPVEVIPFGLAATEAAMARAFAEAGVSGQMIIRKGKDGHVFVTDGGHWIVDAHLGRIGDPPRLAGLLSMIPGVVEHGLFIGLGSVAVLAGAQGIRVVERR
- a CDS encoding DUF2059 domain-containing protein, with the translated sequence MKRFSGLLSAVALAAGLALAAAPAMAQQQLPPMPKVKQSTPAAIAAAKEILTMKNVAVMYSGAVPGIIEKTKTGLLQQYLNYQKDLDEVALVVAKQFAGGEKEIGEGMAQIYAAEFTEQELKDLVTFYKTPLGQKLLTAEPTAINGSLQYMQQWAQQFGVIVNGQFKAEMKKRGKDI
- the gor gene encoding glutathione-disulfide reductase, producing the protein MAEFDVDLFVIGGGSGGVRAARIAANYGAKVMVAEEYRMGGTCVIRGCVPKKLFVIGSHVHQEIEDAAGFGWSIGQVSFDWATLVANKDKEIARLEGAYTTNVEKSGARIVKTRAVLEDAHTIRLATGEKVTAKYILIATGGAPNHGPAVPGIEHVISSNEAFHLKELPKRIVIQGGGYIALEFAGIFAGYGSDVSVVYRGDNILRGFDEDVRKHVRTEMEKRGITIITGCTVAKIDKHGRDFTTHLSNGSSIASDQVMFAIGRHPNVRSLGLEAAGVAINPANGGIQVDGWSKTSVDNIYAVGDVTHRTNLTPVAIREGHAFADTVFGKRPVQVDHATIPTAVFSQPEVGTVGLTEEEARAQYSHVDIYKTDFRPIKATMSGRDTRVLMKLVVDGSSDRVLGCHIVGDAAAETIQAIAIAVKMKATKADFDATVALHPTAAEELVTMRTPTARHVRQAAE
- a CDS encoding alpha/beta fold hydrolase; amino-acid sequence: MWFLALLPIMLAAPDLAFAEDAAFKVGVTTRDFIPAEPYDWRGASAHVLRAVIWYPAAADAHEQPQWIGPRLVPLVSTGRAAPDAAPAEGPPRPLVLLSHGFGGIATDLAWLGAGLAAHGFIAVAVNHPGNNRSEDRTVDGYALKWLRAVDLSRVIDAMRTDRTFGDRIDPARIGALGHSYGGYTVIAIAGGITDPERTEAFCRSPAADALCTSQSGATELRQQSAMRLTTDPDFRQRYSLGGQSYRDERVRAVFAMAPVPVPAFTPESLGAISIPVAIVAGSADEITPPASGAEALGKAIPHATLKLFPHAGHFVFFDTCTAVGRLVIGAVCRDPDGVDREAVHAETIGLALDFFTASLR
- a CDS encoding DUF2934 domain-containing protein, whose protein sequence is MTGPTEQEIRTRAYELWKDAGEPPGQMDQLWYKAERELLARKAANGEAPCGMNGHNGPTTYPEKLRGVH
- a CDS encoding cupin domain-containing protein produces the protein MSDAIDLSQKLSTFSDHWSPRTVAQFNACDVMVVKVQGEFVWHKHDDTDDFFLVLKGVLDIELRDRTVTLHPGQMYIVPKGVEHRPVAREEVHLLLIEPTGTPNTGDAATAAARKVV
- a CDS encoding 3-deoxy-7-phosphoheptulonate synthase class II, which codes for MSERWTPDSWRAKKVLQVPDYPDAKALADVEAQLATFPPLVFAGEARNLKKALGRVSAGEAFLLQGGDCAESFAEHGANNIRDFFRVLLQMAVVMTYAGALPVVKVGRIAGQFAKPRSSPTEKQGDVELPSYRGDIVNDIAFTPEARIPDPQRQLMAYRQSAATLNLLRAFATGGFANLGSVHQWMLGFLKDSPQSRRYKELADRISDALNFMRACGLDLESHPELRATDFYTSHEALLLGYEQAMTRVDSTTGDWYATSGHMIWIGDRTRQLDHGHVEYFRGIKNPIGLKCGPSLKPDELLKLIDVLNPDNEPGRLTLINRFGADKVGDHLPGLIRAVQREGRKVVWSCDPMHGNTITSTSGYKTRPFDRVLSEVKAFFQIHAAEGTHAGGVHLEMTGQDVTECIGGARAITDEDLNDRYHTVCDPRLNAEQSIDMAFLIAELLKQERAGKVKPIPAAAGL
- a CDS encoding diacylglycerol kinase; this translates as MLRFWRATINSRNGLAFAIRSEQAIREEVVALVLSVPLAWLVGATVMRRVELIATVVLVLVIELLNTAIEKLADRLTMDHDPQIGRVKDMGSAAVGVALVMAGLFWLFALAERMGAF
- a CDS encoding FAD-dependent oxidoreductase — protein: MSANKAIKLAVIGRGLIGSAAARHLSKMGHEVTLIGPDEPADFSQHSGVFGSHYDEGRITRVYDPQPFWRQMNRAAIARYGEIAAESGVEFYREAGALHIGDRETTDVASVGKVCAEERIACEAYQDAALAERFPFLKSTAGMLGYFEPRNAGYISPRRLVRAQTIAAERAGARIIDEPALGISESGSGVTIRTRSGSVEAERVLVAAGGHTQSLLGRSLGFTVYARTAALFRLGAAEVQRLAGMPSMRCLGPKGDNPYILPPILYPDGQTWLKLGGDPVDRALESEAEIKDWFRSGGSVDVADRLQSQILDRIRDLKFEERRVVPCMTTFGDTGLPSIGPLSERVTVAFGCYGKSAKCSDELGRLGGMALLGEVRAELAP